The Sphingobacteriaceae bacterium genomic interval AGGATCCCGAGGCCCGCGAAGCCGAGGAGCGGTTTTACAACCTCCTGGGCCTGGTCCGGCGGGCCGGCATGCTGGCGGCGGGACATGCAGCTGTAGACAAACTGATCCAATCGGGCAAAGGCGGCCTGCTGATCTTGGCCGGGGATGCCGGGCCCGGGACCCGGGAGCGGTTCACCCGCAGGGCCAAGCAGGCTTCAATGCCTTTATTAGTGGTAGGTTCCATGGCGAAGCTGGGCCATGCCGTCGGGCTGACCCCCCGGGCGGTGCTGGCGGTGGCCCGGGGGCCTTTAACGCTGGAATTGCGCCGTGCGGGCCTCGCCATTGGGGGTGTCCTTCATGAGCAAAAACATCCGCGTGTACGAACTGGCAAGGGAGCTGGGCGTGGAGAGTCGCCGCGTCCTTAAGGTTTTGCAGGAAGATTTGAACATCGACATCCAGAACCACATGAGCACCATCAACGACCAGGTGGCCGACCGCATCCGGGCCATCCTGCAGCCGGCCAAGGCGGCCGAGCCCAAGGAAGGCAAGGCGGGAGGATCACCGGCCAAGGCCGCCGGAACCAAGGCTGCCGGCGCCGCCAAGACCACCGGCCGCCGGGCCGCCAAGGGGTCCGGCCGCACCGCCCGTCCCGCGTCGGGGCGCAAGGCTGAGGGGCAGCGCACCGGGACCGGTGGCACGGCTGCCCGGGGGGCCGGCGGGACGGCGGCCCGCGGCGCCGCAGGCACGACCCAGGCGCCGGGCCGCAGCGGGCAGCCCGGGGGCCAGCAGCGAGGGGCAACAGGCCAGCGCCCGGCAGGGGGTCCCCAGGGACGCCGCCGTCGCAGCCGGCGACGGACCGCCGCAGCCCGGGCCGGGGTGGAGGAGCGCCGTCAAGCCGCAGACACCCCCAGCGTCTCCGAACTCATCCTTACGGGACCCTTGTCGGTGGGCGAACTGGCCGACAGCCTGCGCCTGCCCGCCACCCGGGTCATCCAGACCCTCATGATGCGCGGCATCATGGCCAACATCAACCAGCAGCTGGACACCGACACGGCCCGCATGGTGGCCGA includes:
- a CDS encoding ribosomal L7Ae/L30e/S12e/Gadd45 family protein — encoded protein: MAGEQDPEAREAEERFYNLLGLVRRAGMLAAGHAAVDKLIQSGKGGLLILAGDAGPGTRERFTRRAKQASMPLLVVGSMAKLGHAVGLTPRAVLAVARGPLTLELRRAGLAIGGVLHEQKHPRVRTGKGAGRGESPRP